Proteins encoded by one window of Dreissena polymorpha isolate Duluth1 chromosome 11, UMN_Dpol_1.0, whole genome shotgun sequence:
- the LOC127851658 gene encoding E3 ubiquitin-protein ligase XIAP-like produces the protein MMSSTNSNSAEQHSETEPENCVVCAIKLGPQLNNTVHNKNTPRERRRYAITLLRTIANLQANSEWSELRVYCRHRSIYLIAKAKWQEHWFKNVKRLPATFMGYIDTSGELKICGKSRDNSQDIQSAFASLDSFIKPENVFYIKYDDLNKPISVPDCKSKASPEYSDNISVCDCKGKAFLEYSDTIALSDCKGKVFLDYSDTNYFDCFKTHAGSTLNVCPTNPPEHNVPAQEAEQIEQESHSVQAEDESDALSSIAPSSSTRDFPSVQRDLSSSNHRHLILHPNNHAYFSFGYNNGDGNFRFDGQESYRQTVRNADDESNGELLPNCQHEHDDITPHNDSFRQGNNTLQNPEPNYPTAKYPNFKHEEVRRQSFSTWPRTRPSGHDFSPRGFFYTGIGDLVRCFCCGIGLKDFSDTDNPLMEHAKHSRNCAFLLELFGSREQLQRYTQSISTEEPEEIRSRQRLQYNNLQGLNVNGYRARHERFRSLQARLDTFTNWPSHLAQRPYQLAEAGMYYTGVDDHCRCFACDGGLRKWEPGDDPWIEHCRWFPACPHAIETKGRDFIDLIQLSADQAADHNASEPQEEIAGPMVRISIEDSVVQRITDRYDTILNGSMGFSHEDIKQAVLEIVQQGSTSPNVEDIVTQIEIIAERNTNLPEFRTSQNVEQTEDGLLEENNRLKGILVCIICKTNQVNILFLPCTHHKVCLECSRDIHSCPVCKRTIKDKIRTYML, from the exons ATGATGTCTTCGACAAACTCAAATTCTGCAGAACAACATTCAG AAACGGAACCTGAAAACTGCGTTGTATGCGCCATTAAATTGGGACCACAactaaacaacacagttcataaCAAAAATACGCCAAGAGAAAGACGAAGATACGCAATTACTTTGTTGCGAACAATCGCCAATTTACAAGCAAATAGTGAGTGGAGTGAGCTGAGAGTATATTGTCGTCACAGATCTATTTACCTTATTGCGAAAGCTAAGTGGCAAGAACACTGGTTCAAGAATGTCAAACGACTTCCAGCAACTTTCATGGGATACATAGACACATCGGGCGAATTGAAGATCTGCGGAAAATCTCGCGACAACTCTCAAGACATACAATCTGCGTTCGCCTCATTGGATTCTTTCATTAAACctgaaaatgtgttttatatcaAATATGACGATTTAAATAAACCCATTTCAGTGCCTGATTGCAAAAGCAAAGCGTCTCCAGAATATTCAGACAACATTTCAGTATGTGATTGCAAGGGCAAGGCGTTTCTGGAATATTCAGACACGATTGCATTGTCTGATTGCAAAGGAAAAGTATTTCTTGATTATTCagacacaaattattttgactgtTTTAAGACACATGCTGGATCGACATTGAATGTCTGTCCAACCAACCCACCTGAACATAATGTGCCTGCTCAAGAAGCCGAGCAAATTGAACAGGAATCACATTCAGTTCAGGCAGAGGACGAATCCGATGCTTTAAGTTCGATAGCCCCCTCATCTAGCACAAGAGATTTTCCCAGTGTGCAACGTGATTTGTCTAGTTCCAATCACAGACATTTGATTCTTCATCCAAATAACCATGCTTATTTTAGCTTTGGCTATAATAATGGTGATGGAAACTTTCGATTTGACGGTCAAGAATCTTACAGACAGACAGTACGAAATGCTGATGATGAGTCAAATGGCGAATTGTTACCGAATTGTCAGCATGAACACGATGATATAACCCCTCATAACGATTCATTTCGACAAGGAAATAACACACTTCAGAATCCTGAGCCGAATTACCCG ACAGCAAAGTATCCCAACTTTAAACACGAAGAGGTTAGGAGACAATCGTTCTCTACTTGGCCAAGGACGCGGCCGTCAGGTCACGACTTTTCACCGCGAGGGTTTTTCTATACAG GGATCGGTGACCTGGTTAGATGCTTCTGCTGTGGGATTGGATTAAAAGACTTTTCGGATACTGATAATCCGCTTATGGAACATGCCAAACATTCGAGAAATTGTGCCTTTCTCTTAGAATTGTTTGGTAGCCGAGAACAATTACAAAGATACACG CAAAGTATTTCAACTGAAGAACCAGAGGAGATCAGGAGTCGACAGAGGCTGCAATATAACAATCTGCAAG ggcttaatgtaaaTGGATATAGAGCTAGACACGAACGGTTCCGCTCTCTTCAAGCTCGCCTAGACACGTTCACAAACTGGCCATCACACCTGGCCCAAAGACCTTATCAACTTGCCGAAGCCGGAATGTATTACACTG GCGTTGACGACCATTGTCGCTGTTTCGCGTGTGACGGTGGTTTAAGGAAATGGGAACCAGGTGACGATCCCTGGATAGAACACTGTCGATGGTTTCCGGCTTGTCCTCATGCGATTGAAACAAAAGGGCGCGATTTTATTGACCTTATTCAACTTTCAGCTGATCAAGCTGCCGAC CACAACGCGTCTGAACCGCAAGAAGAAATTGCAGGCCCCATGGTTCGAATTTCGATTGAGGATTCTGTAGTTCAGAGAATTACGGATCGATATGACACTATACTGAATGGAAGCATGGGCTTTTCTCACGAAGACATCAAACAAGCAGTACTTGAAATCGTTCAGCAAG GCAGTACATCCCCCAACGTTGAAGACATCGTTACACAAATTGAAATCATTGCGGAGAGAAACACAAACCTTCCGGAGTTCCGTACGTCCCAGAATGTCGAACAGACCGAAG ATGGACTACTTGAAGAAAATAACCGCCTTAAAGGAATTCTGGTGTGCATCATTTGCAAAACGAATCAAGTGAACATTCTCTTCCTGCCATGCACTCATCATAAAGTTTGTCTTGAATGCTCGAGAGATATCCACAGCTGTCCGGTGTGCAAAAGGACTATTAAAGACAAGATCCGTACTTACATGTTGTAA